CTCCCAATTACACTGAACGCCTTAGTTAGGCCGACATTATTGTCCCTGAGGTTCTTAACAAGGGCCTTCATGTGCGGGTCAATGTTTTTATTAGAGGGCCATTGCATCTTTTCCCCACGGTTCATTGCCAAACCATAATTGTGATCTTTTCTGAACTCATGAATGTACCATCCATTATCAGTAGTTCGGTGTAGACGGATCATGACTAGGCAGCCACAACATGCTAATTTTGTGTTCACATGCTTAGGCTTCCCCTGTAGAGATGATTGAACTTATCATACTCATTTTCTCACATGCCAGTAAAACACACTTTTAAAAAGATAGAATTTATTTTGTTGTATTGACTGAAAGTTAGACTTTGATTGAATTACCTCACAGCCGCAAGTTATTTCCTGCACAGTTTTGCTCTTTGCAACATTCTTCCTTGACCGCCCGTATCTTATGCCGAAACCAATCTCCCATGAGTAAAGATTGTAAAAGTCGTATGCCTCATGTAATGAATCGAACTCCATCCCAATCTCTGGTGCTATTATAGCATCAGAACTTCTGCCCTTCTGCCTATTCATAGCAAGCTCTAGTGTgcttttcctttctgagcttgctTCCCTAGAATCTGGTATTTCTCCCCGTCGGAACCTAAACAATAATCAATTATTCAGGATGGATATGACCTAAACTCAGTAGCATCTCTCGGTGCAGCTCCATAAACATGCACTTAATATGTGTAAGAGCAAAGGTGTAAACTGGAGTGACATAATCGGCATTGACGTATAAAATAGGTGCCAAATTAGATATGACAAAGAATAAAATGCGTAGAAACGACTTTTGACTAATAGATGAGTCTCTTGAAGAACAAAAGACTGACCACATTTTTGACTGTCACCGATTGACAGTCAGACTTGCAAGTTTTAAAATTAATACTTTCATATGTCCACAACAACCTCCTGAACCAGATACACAAATTATGCATGTATCCATTCTAGCGATTGAAAGGAATAACTAATGTTGGTTGGGTATCTGTAGATTAGTTTGACGCAAGTCAGGAGCCCAAACAAAATGCTTCATACAACATCATTACAACCATGCGTGGATTATTTAGTTTATTACCTTTCTTCAAATATACAATAGGTGATGTTGGTCATAGACTAGTTCTCGAGCTGATATAGCTTCACATTGAGCTGATATAGCTTCCCATTGAGTTGATATAGGTCTAGTACAAATGGTGAAACTGGAGCCGCAATTGGCTAATATAAGTCGTTAGAGACTTAGAGTGCTACAAGAAATGGAACGAATATTAATTGCAGAAAATATGCATTTCTCCACACCAATTAGTTAATCTGCCCGTAAGGCAAAAAGAAGCATAGTTTTATTATGCTGTTTTATAGTTCAGTCATAAGGAGATTAACTTTGGCATCCTAGGAGTGTGTTACTGTATATTTTTTCTCCAGCATAATAAAGACTTCAAGAGAACACTTTTACAGCTTAAGTGATATCCATGGTTTCAATTCGGCGCAGAACCGTGCCTAAAATAAAAAACATGATGCCATGgcataaaacaaaaaaaaaacattactactaatgaaaggatatggacaatCCACAAATTCAGTAGCCATATTAGACCGTCGCGGCCATATAAATTTTGGTAAGAGCTAATTCGAAGCATTTCTACTTACATCTGAATGATGGTGAATATCATGGACAGTTCCAAATGTGAAAAGTATATTGTACCAAGTACCAACAATGAGAAGCTCCATGTGGATCTAACCTCTTCTTCCACAGACGAGGCAACGGAGGCGGAACGTTGTGAGCCTGCGTTGGTGACTCAGGGGTGATGTTTCACCTTGCGGATCTGGTCCCACACAGGTCCCTTTACGCCCAAGCTCGCAGCTGAATTCGGTGTTGTAATCTGCATCTTTAGGAAAACTGCCACGAAGTGAATCCTCTTCCGTGGCTATTGTATCTGAGCTAGATCTAGAAAGAGTGCTACTTGGGCTTCCGTCTTCATCTGAAGAGGGGATAGCGGTGGGATCCCAGTTCCAAGTCGATTCTTGGATTGGTACTGACATGCTGCATCGATATGAAGAAATCTGAATAAAGGCAAGACCACATCGGTGAGGGCGTAGggcatgggcaagattggttATTTACCCGAAAAGCAAGCCGATGAAACTATCCGGGCCTCTATCCACCATCATTTCTCCCATCAGATCTGAAAGGGAGCGGATCGACGATGGATATCGTGAGCAGacggggcagatcttgaggaaggagaaggagaaggaaacAGTTGAGATTCAAAATGGAACTGGATGGGGAGGTCAGGCTGCACATGATTAGGAAGCTAGGAGAGGAAGATAGGCGAGGACGAGGATGCTAGGGGAGGACGAGTAGCCAGCCGGGCGAGCTGTCCTTTGGGATGGGGGGCCTGGACGTCACCTGGCTATTTGTCAGGTATGCATATGAGCGTCGAGACTTGAGCCAGATGTATTGGCTGGAAAAGGCTGTCAACGAGCTCAGTTGTTGGGACCTCAGCGGGAATCTCCACACGTGAACGGATGGCTGTGATATGGTCCGGGCGCCATACGAGATGGAGATTCTCATTTTCGCAGAAAGTACGAACTACATCGCAAAATCGGATCTAGGCCAATAAAATTATGCAAGTAATTTTGCTGTACAAAATTGTAGAATTAGCATACCTTTTAATCACGAATCAACTGTTGTCGCAAAATTTTGGATCGACCCGAGATGCCCAATAGACTAGCGAGACCACAAACTTTTTTGAAATAGGTCGGCCTGTGGCCCCTACAATTGGACTTGAGGCCATAGGGGCCAGGTCCAAGGCCAAGTCCGGGCCCCCGACCCATTTCCATCCCAAACTTCCATACGTCCTAACGTTTTGTCCTCGTCGTTGAGATACAGGTGGACTTGAATTTTCGGAATCTCCCAAATCTTCAAACAAGCCAAAAATTATTGCGCAAGCTAAATATTTGTCCCGACAATTTACTACAAAAAAAATTACTATCCAAACTTTAAAAAATACTGTCATGAAGTTTTTTTAAAAAGGCAGCAAAATATCTTGGATTTTATATACGTATAAATCTGTCACGTGCTCTTATTTCCGTGTCATAGTTTAGTTTGCTGGCCTTCATAGTTCCATCTCACCTAATTTTTGCATTTGTTGTCGTCATGCACAGATGTGTAATAACCTATAAGGTAAGTAAACCAGCCGTTTAGTTCGAGGTACATTCATTCCAAGGTAATTGACGATCTAATTAAGCAAATATCATAATGTGTGAGACGTACTTCCATACGTTGTGCAGTTTAACATTTTTGTCCTGGTCGATCAGGGGAGAGCTTAGCCGGGCTGTCTCACCAGCCGTTAGATTTTCCGGAAGCTCCCAAACCTCCAAACAATCCAAAGAAACATATAGAACACCGATAACAATGCAAGCGCACACCGAATCCAAACAACCAGAAACAAAACTCATCTGAAATCCCAATGAAACTCGCCTTCTTACATATTGCCCTGTTCTTCCCTTTGTACGTGTCCCATTGTGCTACGAAACCAAGCTAGCGACGCGTCCAAAGAGATTCAGGAAACACCATCAGTTATCTGTAGGTCGTTCTTGCCGGCAATCGATTGAAAAAGATGAAGAGGAAGCCCGTGGTGATCTGCTGCAGCGTGCTGCTCGCTCTAATCGTCATCCTCGCCATCGTCTTCGTGGTGCTCTACTTCACCGTGTTCCGGCCGCGGTCGCCGCACGTGGCGGCCAAGGTCGTGAGCATGACAGTAACTCAGGTGGATGTCTTGGCTATCCCGCCGAAGCTCAACCTCAGCTTCGACGTGGCCGTGACCGTGAAGAACCCTAACTACGCGTCGTTCCGCTACGGCGACGTGGTGACGGACCTGAACTACCACGGCTTGGCCGTGGGACAGTCGGTGATGTTCGCCGGGGAGGTTGGCGCTCGGACGACGCAGACGGTCACGGCGACGGTGATAGTGCAGGCAGACAAGGTGGTGTTCACGCCCGCTTTCGTCCAGGAATTGGCTGCCTCCGTGTTCAAcccgccgttgatgctgccgttcGAGACGAGGACGACGGTGGCCGGGAAGGCCGTGGTGGCCGCGACGTTCAAGATCAAGGCGAGCTCGGCGGTTACGTGCCTCATCAGTAGCTACCCTTTGACGGGGGAGAGCAACACGAACTGCACATCCACGACGAATGTGGGTTAACCTTTTTCTTTTATCATGTGCGAGTGAGGAGAGCTCACACCATCACACGTCTCATATTACCCATTTGGATGGAGGGTACGCTTTTGTATAAAAGGTTTTGGTACTGTACTttgtttgaattttaagtttaaactaGATACCGAAGCTCTACGAAATAAATGTCTCGTCATCCACGAGTTCTCAACTTTTCAgatatattatatatatatataggagccCAATAGTCTAAGAAATGAGCAGAAACTAGTAATAAATGATGTCTCAATGTAACATCTCATTAAGCTTCAGTGCCAACACCAGCACTAATAACATCATTTCAAGAAACGCCATCCACCACAAGAGATCAAGAAACGCCAAAACGCACAAGTTTCCCCGTCCCTCTTGCTTCCCGACAACCAGCTTAAGCATGGCAAGGATCAAGAAGAAAGCCGCTGCGATATGCTGCTGCGCGCTGCTGGCGGCGTTCCTCCTGCTCGGCGCCGCCCTGTTCGCCGCGCTCTACTTTGCGGTGCTCCGCCCGCGCCCGCCGCGCGTGGTGGCGACGAGGGTGGACACGCAGCTCGGCGCGTTCAGCGTCCTCCCGCCGGCGCTCAACTTCTCCCTGGCCATCGACGTGACCGTGCACAACCCGAGCCACGCGCCGTTCCGGTACGGCGAGGTGGCCACCGCGGTGACGTACCGCGGCGCGGCGGTGGGGCGGTCCGCCGTGCCTGCCGGGAAGATCAGGGCGCGGTCCACCAGGAAGGTCGGCGCGCGGGTGCAGGTTGACACGGCGAGGGTCATCCGAAACGGGCACTACGTGGTGGACGTGGTCGCCGGCGCGCTGCCCTTCGAGGCCAAGACGGCGGTGGTCGGGAAGGACGCGGCGCTCTGGCCGTTCGGGGTGAGCGCGGACGCCGAGGTGGCCTGCAGCGTCATCCTGTACCCGTTCAAGAGGCAGAGCAGCTCGCACTGCACCTACACGGTTCGTGTCACCTGAATGCGATGCGTCCACGAGCCACGATGAGCTTTTCCGACCGAGGTGGCTGGGCACACCACCGTCCCTCACAACTGCAAACTCACTTTTCTTTTGAGAAAAGAGAAACGTATTGCACTACCTGATTCAGATGGTTTTGGCATTTTGAGTCGGATAGTTAAAACGAAATTTCTTGGGTAGATTGTGTACCCTATCAGTAGACTTGCGATATCTTCTTATATATAAAGGTTTCTGCCAACATCTATATCTTGTAGGTACAAGTAGTAATAGTAATAGTCAAGCGAAAATGCACTTTTGATCTTGGGTAAAACTAATGCAGATAACAGTTTCGTTTCTGCAAAATCTGGACGTCTGTGATTTTAGAAACTCGCCGTTTTATTTTTCACCCATTTGTGCACGGCTCGGTTTTGCTCTGAAATTGTGCGGGAGTCATTGTTGCTAGGAAAAACTAAGGACTTGACTGTACTTTGTCTGCATGTAATTCTCACTGCATGATGTGATAAATAACACAGCGGTCAGACAAAAAAAACATTTCCAACGGTTTAATCAGTAGTAAGATCTAAGATGTTGGCTTACTGATACTAGATTCAGACAATTTAATGTCATCTCTCTGTTGTTGTCCTGTGTGAGCTTCGGCATCatagaaatatatatatttatgtaTCAATATCAAGCAGGTGCGGAGACTGATCAGGGAAGGAACAGAAGGTTCCCTTCAGATATGTAAATACATCAGAGATCGACCAGTTCGAAGCGGTGGTTCTACAAAGGCTCAAAGAGAGCCTATATCTCTAACGTCGGAGTGAGCCAGGAGCCCAGGACTCTACTGAGCTGAGCGCCTAGGGACTGATGGAGCTGAATCTGGCAGAATTGGCTCCAGGCAACGAGAAGCTGTAACACAAATGCTCTTCAGCCACTTCCTGCATTTCATAATTCTTAtcgtgaacggagggagtatgtagcTAGTTTATGTCATTTCAAATTGTATGTCATTTCAAATTGTTCAGGCCTACGGAGTACTACCTCCTATACGAATTAATCAACGCTGGGGCACAGTACATACATGCATGAGCTCCACGCCCGATTAAAtgcgaccggagggagtatatattagtTTCTTTCCGGTTGTATCAAGCTCGTTATGCTTTCCTGTCAAATGCAATGGAGATACCTAAAAAGAGCTAGTAGATGACATGGCTACCAATTTTCGGATTTTCACAACAATCTAAAAACTTGACCGATACCATCAATTCCACGGATCAGGACGAGAACAAACATGCATCAAATATGACGATTACTTGCAGTGTGTTGTAAAGAAAGATACAGTATATATTCAGGTTACTAGAGCTCAATTTTGACTAGTCGCAAGAAAATGCTGCATCTGCAAGGATTTGGCTTCTCATTATTCCTGTAAGTTACTCGGCAAAACAGTTAGGTACCCAGTTATAACATGACGCCATCTTTCTGTCAACTCCCCTCCCTCTGTATATATTAGTTGTACATTAAGAATTGCTAACAAGTATAACTAAAATGTGACTAGCTAGTGCAACAACGAGGAATCGAGCACTTCTGA
This region of Lolium perenne isolate Kyuss_39 chromosome 2, Kyuss_2.0, whole genome shotgun sequence genomic DNA includes:
- the LOC127328729 gene encoding uncharacterized protein; amino-acid sequence: MKRKPVVICCSVLLALIVILAIVFVVLYFTVFRPRSPHVAAKVVSMTVTQVDVLAIPPKLNLSFDVAVTVKNPNYASFRYGDVVTDLNYHGLAVGQSVMFAGEVGARTTQTVTATVIVQADKVVFTPAFVQELAASVFNPPLMLPFETRTTVAGKAVVAATFKIKASSAVTCLISSYPLTGESNTNCTSTTNVG
- the LOC127328730 gene encoding uncharacterized protein is translated as MARIKKKAAAICCCALLAAFLLLGAALFAALYFAVLRPRPPRVVATRVDTQLGAFSVLPPALNFSLAIDVTVHNPSHAPFRYGEVATAVTYRGAAVGRSAVPAGKIRARSTRKVGARVQVDTARVIRNGHYVVDVVAGALPFEAKTAVVGKDAALWPFGVSADAEVACSVILYPFKRQSSSHCTYTVRVT